In Nakamurella alba, a single genomic region encodes these proteins:
- a CDS encoding acyltransferase — protein MRLPSFVRSFTDVRTYLHGFRLAHFYSYSHVREVRKMRVGAGASFAPNVSFRNGERIVIGAGSHIGEHSVVWAGNSSGSITFGEKCLLAPRCVLTASNYAIEQGTPVMDQPKIEKDIVLGRDVWLGAGVVVTAGVTIGDGAVVGAGAVVTKDLPAQCIAVGIPAKVVGYRPAAGTSAAVTTEVTSGAGT, from the coding sequence ATGAGACTGCCGTCGTTCGTCCGGTCGTTCACCGACGTCCGGACCTACCTGCACGGGTTCCGGTTGGCCCACTTCTACTCGTACAGCCACGTGCGTGAGGTGCGGAAGATGCGGGTCGGCGCGGGCGCCTCGTTCGCGCCGAACGTCTCCTTCCGCAACGGGGAGCGCATCGTGATCGGGGCCGGCAGCCACATCGGCGAACACTCCGTGGTGTGGGCCGGCAACTCCTCCGGATCGATCACCTTCGGCGAGAAGTGCCTGCTGGCACCGAGATGTGTGCTCACCGCGTCGAACTACGCCATCGAGCAGGGCACCCCGGTGATGGACCAGCCCAAGATCGAGAAGGACATCGTGCTCGGCCGCGACGTCTGGCTCGGGGCCGGGGTGGTGGTCACCGCCGGCGTGACCATCGGTGACGGCGCCGTGGTCGGGGCCGGCGCGGTCGTCACCAAGGACCTGCCCGCGCAGTGCATCGCCGTCGGCATCCCGGCCAAGGTGGTCGGCTACCGCCCGGCCGCCGGGACGTCCGCAGCGGTGACTACGGAGGTGACCAGTGGCGCCGGGACCTGA
- a CDS encoding wax ester/triacylglycerol synthase domain-containing protein, with protein MNNPARPTVVPLSTVDERYLTSPAAWAAFRPTGSIFLTGADLRGPDGRIDMRPVVDVLERVSGRIPEMRRRILRPVLGLHAPAWVPDTGFRAVDHVRLVPGVLPAGDLPAALVAGFENGPMSADSSPWDVVVADLDDGRVLLVVRIHHVMGDGLFGRRVLTELVNASAAVGVGAAAAADEPFATEHGPSGRAGLLVHTVREFGRDARRSGGPVRVFRQRSFAGRLRRFAGRNLRPLRHRLRFLQGGADTLLQRRETAVMTYDLAPVRRFARENGGGIADLMAAWLGMSVGQVTSQRGPVRVLLPIAARERGSEVTGNAVRVLVTEVPAGSPDELGGRTAAVAGSVADAARENRFPTPTPGTWDGYATYLPVSPRVPRMFGGTADTIIFWPAMDPREKCAVLACSVGTRIAIGVVTGSGLSADELAAAMRRTWDEREGVAA; from the coding sequence ATGAACAACCCCGCCCGGCCCACGGTGGTCCCGCTGTCCACCGTGGACGAGCGGTACCTGACCTCCCCGGCCGCCTGGGCCGCCTTCCGTCCGACCGGCAGCATCTTCCTGACCGGCGCGGACCTGCGGGGACCGGACGGCCGGATCGACATGCGTCCGGTGGTCGACGTGCTGGAGCGGGTGTCCGGCCGCATCCCCGAGATGCGGCGCCGGATCCTGCGGCCGGTTCTCGGGCTGCACGCGCCGGCCTGGGTGCCGGACACCGGGTTCCGCGCCGTCGACCACGTGCGGCTGGTGCCCGGCGTGCTGCCCGCCGGCGACCTGCCGGCCGCCCTGGTCGCCGGATTCGAGAACGGCCCGATGTCAGCGGACAGCTCCCCCTGGGACGTGGTCGTCGCCGACCTGGACGACGGCCGGGTGCTGCTCGTCGTGCGCATCCACCACGTGATGGGTGACGGGCTGTTCGGGCGGCGCGTGCTGACCGAGCTGGTGAACGCCTCGGCCGCGGTCGGCGTGGGTGCGGCCGCCGCGGCGGACGAGCCGTTCGCGACCGAGCACGGCCCGTCGGGACGGGCCGGGTTGCTGGTGCACACGGTGCGGGAGTTCGGGCGGGACGCCCGCCGGTCCGGCGGGCCGGTCCGGGTCTTCCGGCAGCGGTCGTTCGCCGGCCGGCTGCGTCGGTTCGCCGGCAGGAACCTCCGGCCGCTCCGCCACCGGCTGCGCTTCCTGCAAGGCGGTGCCGACACCCTGCTGCAGCGTCGCGAGACAGCGGTCATGACCTACGATCTCGCACCGGTCCGGCGTTTCGCCCGGGAGAACGGCGGCGGTATCGCCGATCTCATGGCCGCGTGGCTGGGCATGTCGGTCGGACAGGTCACCTCGCAGCGGGGCCCGGTGCGGGTGCTGCTGCCGATCGCGGCCCGGGAGCGCGGCTCGGAGGTCACCGGCAACGCCGTCCGCGTGCTTGTCACCGAGGTGCCCGCGGGGAGTCCGGACGAGCTGGGCGGCCGGACGGCCGCCGTGGCAGGCAGTGTGGCCGATGCCGCACGCGAGAACCGTTTCCCGACACCGACTCCCGGCACCTGGGACGGTTACGCCACGTACCTCCCGGTGAGCCCGCGGGTGCCGCGCATGTTCGGCGGCACGGCCGACACCATCATCTTCTGGCCGGCGATGGACCCCCGGGAGAAGTGCGCGGTGCTGGCCTGCTCGGTCGGCACCCGGATCGCGATCGGCGTGGTGACGGGCAGCGGGCTGTCCGCCGACGAACTGGCGGCCGCGATGCGGCGCACCTGGGACGAGAGAGAAGGAGTCGCGGCATGA